The Vicia villosa cultivar HV-30 ecotype Madison, WI linkage group LG1, Vvil1.0, whole genome shotgun sequence genome includes a region encoding these proteins:
- the LOC131638104 gene encoding GTP-binding protein YPTM2: MNPEYDYLFKLLLIGDSGVGKSCLLLRFADDSYLDSYISTIGVDFKIRTVEQDGKTIKLQIWDTAGQERFRTITSSYYRGAHGIIVVYDVTDQESFNNVKQWLNEIDRYASENVNKLLVGNKSDLTDNKVVSSETAKAFADEIGIPFMETSAKNANNVEQAFMAMAAEIKNRMASQPSNNARPPTVQIRGQPVNQKSGCCSS, translated from the exons ATGAATCCTGAATA TGACTATTTGTTCAAGCTTTTGTTGATTGGAGATTCTGGTGTGGGCAAGTCATGTCTCCTCCTGAGGTTTGCT GATGATTCATACCTTGACAGCTATATCAGTACCATCGGAGTGGACTTT AAAATACGCACTGTTGAGCAAGACGGGAAGACCATTAAACTTCAAATT TGGGACACTGCTGGTCAAGAACGTTTCCGGACTATCACTAGCAGCTACTACCGTGGGGCTCATGGCATAATT GTTGTTTATGATGTCACTGACCAAGAGAGCTTTAACAATGTTAAGCAGTGGCTGAATGAAATTGACCGCTATGCAAGTGAAAATGTTaacaagcttctagttggaaacAAGAGTGATCTCACGGATAATAAAGTCGTGTCCTCTGAAACAGCAAAG GCATTTGCAGATGAAATTGGAATTCCTTTCATGGAAACTAGTGCTAAAAATGCCAACAACGTGGAACAGGCTTTCATGGCCATGGCTGCTGAAATAAAAAACAG AATGGCAAGTCAACCATCAAACAATGCCAGGCCTCCAACAGTTCAAATTCGAGGACAGCCTGTGAACCAGAAGTCCGGTTGCTGCTCGTCTTAG